In Halorientalis sp. LT38, a genomic segment contains:
- a CDS encoding Lrp/AsnC family transcriptional regulator yields the protein MTADRTPPDWEFKERDVLILRELSRDPQLSSRDLARILENDHDIEVSHVTVSESIRGMREEGVFREAIIPNEEYFIFGMFEFKINPEQFEEGWRDAMEYIRDSPNTLMYFLSDGEYQWKSVMMFPDRQTESKWIHDFYKEHGEVVHNIRNSVVHNVLKFRTDPEILETLHDDE from the coding sequence ATGACCGCGGATCGAACACCGCCGGACTGGGAGTTCAAGGAACGGGACGTGTTGATACTGCGCGAGCTGTCGCGGGACCCACAGCTGTCCTCGCGGGATCTGGCGCGGATCCTCGAGAACGACCACGACATCGAGGTGTCACACGTCACCGTCAGCGAGTCCATCCGCGGGATGCGCGAGGAGGGCGTCTTCCGGGAGGCGATCATCCCCAACGAGGAGTACTTCATCTTCGGGATGTTCGAGTTCAAGATCAACCCCGAGCAGTTCGAGGAGGGGTGGCGCGACGCCATGGAGTACATCCGGGACTCGCCGAACACGCTCATGTACTTCCTCTCGGACGGCGAGTACCAGTGGAAGTCCGTGATGATGTTCCCCGACCGGCAAACCGAGTCGAAGTGGATCCACGACTTCTACAAGGAACACGGCGAAGTGGTCCACAACATCCGCAACTCCGTCGTCCACAACGTCCTCAAGTTCCGGACCGACCCGGAGATCCTCGAGACGCTCCACGACGACGAGTGA
- a CDS encoding acyl-CoA dehydrogenase family protein — MSFRLTAEQRAVRDAVREFGESEIRPIAREYEAAERYPQDLLAAAAELDLVAPGVPEAYGGAGMDAVSELLVTEELWRADPGVGGSIAAARFGTEMLLEYGDEWMKEEWLPKITAGETPICTGISEPAHGSNVAGMETRAERDGDEWVVNGQKMWITNGTVADVAIIMARTGEAGHGGISALLTPTDVEGYDATRIDGKLGIRAQDTAEIVLDDLRIPEANVVGEVDEGFYQLMEFFAPARADVAAQATGVAQAALDAALDYAGEREQFGQPIGEFQAIQHKLAEMATDVEAARSLAYRAGAAIESGDSALATKLASMAKLFASEHAVDVTDEALQVHGGAGYVTDHPVERYYRDARVTKIYDGTSEIQKSIIADHL; from the coding sequence ATGTCGTTCCGGCTGACGGCCGAACAACGGGCCGTCCGGGATGCGGTCCGCGAGTTCGGCGAGAGCGAAATCCGGCCCATCGCGCGCGAGTACGAGGCCGCCGAGCGCTACCCACAGGACCTCCTGGCGGCGGCCGCGGAGCTGGACTTGGTCGCCCCCGGCGTCCCCGAGGCGTACGGCGGGGCCGGGATGGACGCCGTGAGCGAACTCCTCGTCACGGAGGAACTGTGGCGCGCCGACCCCGGCGTCGGCGGCTCGATCGCGGCCGCCCGCTTCGGCACGGAGATGCTGCTCGAGTACGGCGACGAGTGGATGAAAGAGGAGTGGCTCCCGAAGATCACGGCGGGGGAGACGCCGATCTGTACCGGCATCTCCGAGCCAGCCCACGGATCGAACGTGGCCGGGATGGAAACCCGCGCCGAACGCGACGGCGACGAGTGGGTCGTGAACGGCCAGAAGATGTGGATCACGAACGGCACCGTCGCCGACGTGGCGATCATCATGGCCCGAACAGGAGAAGCGGGCCACGGCGGCATCTCCGCGCTGCTGACGCCGACGGACGTCGAGGGCTACGACGCCACGCGGATCGACGGCAAACTGGGCATCCGCGCGCAGGACACCGCCGAGATCGTGCTGGACGACCTGCGGATCCCCGAGGCGAACGTCGTCGGCGAGGTCGACGAGGGCTTCTACCAGTTGATGGAGTTCTTCGCGCCCGCCCGCGCAGACGTGGCCGCCCAGGCCACCGGCGTCGCGCAGGCGGCGCTAGACGCCGCGCTCGACTACGCCGGCGAACGCGAACAGTTCGGCCAGCCGATCGGCGAGTTCCAGGCCATCCAGCACAAGCTCGCCGAGATGGCGACGGACGTCGAGGCCGCGCGCTCTTTGGCCTACCGGGCCGGCGCGGCCATCGAGTCGGGCGATTCCGCGCTGGCGACGAAGCTCGCCAGCATGGCGAAACTGTTCGCCTCCGAGCACGCCGTCGACGTGACCGACGAGGCGCTCCAGGTCCACGGGGGCGCTGGCTACGTCACCGACCACCCCGTCGAGCGCTACTACCGCGACGCGCGGGTCACGAAGATCTACGACGGGACCAGCGAGATCCAGAAGTCGATCATCGCCGATCACCTCTAA
- a CDS encoding MaoC/PaaZ C-terminal domain-containing protein — translation MTESYFETVEVGEQRETKGRTITEADVVNFAGVSGDFNHLHTDAEAMADSSFGERIAHGMLVFSVATGLLWQSRSEEEQDAVVAFYGIDRVRFVGPTFVGDTIHVEIEVLETEERDHPVAAGVVRYDVDVVNQHGDTVLSCEMLSLLA, via the coding sequence ATGACGGAGAGCTACTTCGAGACGGTCGAGGTCGGGGAACAGCGCGAGACCAAAGGACGGACGATCACCGAGGCGGACGTGGTCAACTTCGCCGGCGTCAGCGGCGACTTCAACCACCTCCACACCGACGCGGAGGCGATGGCCGACTCGTCCTTCGGCGAGCGGATCGCCCACGGCATGCTCGTGTTCTCGGTGGCGACGGGCCTGCTCTGGCAGTCCCGCTCCGAGGAAGAGCAGGACGCCGTCGTCGCCTTCTACGGCATCGACCGCGTGCGGTTCGTCGGCCCGACGTTCGTCGGCGACACGATCCACGTCGAGATCGAGGTGCTTGAGACAGAGGAACGCGACCACCCGGTCGCCGCGGGCGTCGTCCGCTACGACGTCGACGTGGTGAACCAGCACGGCGACACCGTGCTTTCCTGCGAGATGCTGTCGCTGCTGGCCTGA
- a CDS encoding 3-hydroxyacyl-CoA dehydrogenase/enoyl-CoA hydratase family protein has translation MSLDDIDRVAVLGAGNMGHGITEVVAMAGYDVVMRDIEQEIVDEGYQDIEWSLEKLGEKGLIDEDPGDVMARIETEVDLETAVSDVDLVIEAAPEQMDLKKEIYGDLDEFTPAETILASNTSSLSITEIATATDKPDTVVGMHFFNPPVKMDLVEVIYGAETSDETAETVYEFVEAIDKTPIYVRKDVNGFVVNSVLGPFGDEAGWMVSADEATVREADATMVHERGYPMGPFELGDLTGIDIGYHVRKEAGKPVPPIVEEKVEADELGQKTGKGYYDYEDGDGADYGHDDVTEDFDWLRIEARMINEAAKLIGDDVATPDAIDTGMRLGAGFPEGPCRRADKLGLDRVLDKLQTLYEQTQADRYEPADYLVELVNQGHTGEDAGQGFYEYGGSDGDREYRTLNVLEDGEVLAIELDRPERMNALNEDLMDEIEHVLNSADLDTVRVVTFEGAGDRAFCAGADIGGFAGAKPWERGTITSMFETVNDFPRPTIAKVDGYCLGGGHELALACDMRVATTDSEFGFPEINLGLLPGGGGTQRTMRMIGEARAKELVFRGERISAEKAEDWGLINRAVDPDEFDDVCAEFVDDIVEGPPVALDYAKKVMNRGEDASLEAALTMESQGFGLLLSTEDVLEGTSAFAEDRDPEFEGK, from the coding sequence ATGTCACTGGACGACATCGATCGAGTCGCGGTGCTCGGCGCCGGAAACATGGGCCACGGCATCACGGAGGTCGTGGCGATGGCCGGCTACGACGTGGTGATGCGGGACATCGAACAGGAGATCGTCGACGAGGGCTACCAGGACATCGAGTGGAGCCTCGAGAAGCTCGGCGAGAAGGGACTCATCGACGAGGATCCCGGAGACGTCATGGCCCGGATCGAGACCGAAGTCGATCTGGAGACGGCCGTCTCGGACGTGGATCTCGTGATCGAGGCCGCCCCCGAGCAGATGGACCTCAAGAAGGAGATCTACGGCGACCTCGACGAGTTCACACCCGCCGAGACCATTCTCGCGTCGAACACCTCCTCGCTGTCGATCACGGAGATCGCGACGGCCACGGACAAGCCCGACACGGTCGTCGGGATGCACTTTTTCAACCCGCCCGTGAAGATGGACCTCGTCGAGGTCATCTACGGCGCGGAGACGAGCGACGAGACCGCGGAGACGGTCTACGAGTTCGTCGAGGCCATCGACAAGACGCCGATCTACGTCCGCAAGGACGTCAACGGCTTCGTCGTCAACTCCGTGCTCGGCCCGTTCGGCGACGAGGCCGGCTGGATGGTCTCGGCCGACGAGGCGACCGTCCGCGAGGCCGACGCGACGATGGTCCACGAGCGCGGCTACCCGATGGGTCCCTTCGAGCTGGGCGACCTCACCGGCATCGACATCGGCTACCACGTCCGCAAGGAGGCGGGCAAGCCCGTCCCACCGATCGTCGAGGAGAAGGTCGAGGCCGACGAACTCGGGCAGAAGACCGGCAAGGGCTACTACGACTACGAAGACGGTGACGGCGCCGACTACGGCCACGACGACGTGACCGAGGACTTCGACTGGCTCCGAATCGAGGCCAGGATGATCAACGAGGCGGCGAAGCTCATCGGCGACGACGTCGCCACGCCCGACGCCATCGACACCGGGATGCGCCTGGGCGCGGGCTTCCCCGAGGGCCCCTGCCGGCGCGCGGACAAACTCGGCCTCGACCGCGTCCTCGACAAACTCCAGACGCTGTACGAACAGACACAGGCCGACCGGTACGAACCCGCCGATTACCTGGTCGAACTCGTGAACCAGGGCCACACCGGCGAGGACGCCGGCCAGGGCTTCTACGAGTACGGCGGCTCCGACGGCGACCGGGAGTACCGCACGCTGAACGTCCTGGAAGACGGGGAGGTCCTCGCGATCGAGCTCGATCGGCCCGAGCGCATGAACGCGCTCAACGAGGACCTGATGGACGAGATCGAACACGTCCTGAACAGCGCGGATCTCGACACGGTCCGCGTGGTCACCTTCGAGGGCGCGGGCGACCGGGCCTTCTGTGCCGGCGCCGACATCGGCGGCTTCGCGGGCGCGAAACCGTGGGAGCGCGGGACGATCACCTCGATGTTCGAGACGGTCAACGACTTCCCGCGACCCACCATCGCGAAGGTCGACGGCTACTGTCTCGGCGGCGGCCACGAACTCGCGCTGGCCTGTGACATGCGGGTCGCGACCACCGACTCCGAGTTCGGCTTCCCCGAGATCAATCTGGGCCTGCTGCCCGGCGGCGGCGGCACCCAGCGCACCATGCGGATGATCGGCGAGGCCCGGGCCAAGGAACTGGTCTTCCGCGGCGAGCGCATCTCCGCCGAGAAGGCCGAGGACTGGGGCCTCATCAACCGCGCCGTCGACCCCGACGAGTTCGACGACGTCTGCGCCGAGTTCGTCGACGACATCGTCGAGGGGCCGCCGGTCGCGCTCGACTACGCGAAGAAGGTGATGAACCGCGGCGAGGACGCGAGCCTCGAAGCGGCCCTCACGATGGAGAGTCAGGGCTTCGGCCTCCTGCTCAGCACGGAGGACGTCCTCGAGGGCACCTCGGCGTTCGCGGAAGACCGCGACCCCGAGTTCGAGGGCAAATAG
- a CDS encoding sulfite oxidase-like oxidoreductase, protein MPVDDVTDLYREFGDERLPPGQHETSDFPVLSKGTTPKWDRESWEFRVSGAVDEELTLSWEEFQALPTVTQRQDFHCVTGWSRFDCEFTGVPFPELAELAGVHDDACHVMFAALDDYTTDLPLDACMREEVLFASEFDGEPLPDDHGGPLRVVTPHRYAYKGAKWVCGVEFLTEPERGFWERRGYSVTADPWAEDRYS, encoded by the coding sequence GTGCCAGTCGACGACGTCACGGACCTCTACCGGGAGTTCGGCGACGAGCGCCTCCCGCCCGGACAGCACGAGACGAGCGACTTCCCGGTCCTCTCGAAGGGGACGACCCCGAAGTGGGACCGCGAGTCGTGGGAGTTCCGGGTGAGCGGCGCCGTCGACGAGGAGTTGACCCTCTCGTGGGAGGAGTTCCAGGCCCTCCCCACGGTGACCCAGCGGCAGGACTTCCACTGCGTGACCGGGTGGAGCCGGTTCGACTGCGAGTTCACGGGCGTCCCGTTCCCGGAACTCGCCGAGCTCGCGGGCGTCCACGACGACGCCTGTCACGTCATGTTCGCCGCGCTCGACGACTACACCACCGACCTGCCCCTGGACGCGTGCATGCGCGAGGAAGTACTGTTCGCCTCGGAGTTCGACGGCGAACCCCTGCCCGACGACCACGGCGGCCCGTTGCGCGTCGTGACGCCCCACCGGTACGCCTACAAGGGCGCGAAGTGGGTCTGCGGCGTCGAGTTCCTGACCGAACCCGAACGCGGGTTCTGGGAGCGCCGCGGCTACTCGGTCACGGCCGACCCCTGGGCGGAAGACCGTTACAGCTGA
- a CDS encoding ribbon-helix-helix domain-containing protein, which translates to MPKAEITVPEHLEMQIAQLVEKGEFLNREEAIEDLLSTGIKAYKTSGPVDDDEEAGLEDDGMMGHDDEYVF; encoded by the coding sequence ATGCCGAAGGCAGAGATTACGGTCCCCGAGCACCTCGAGATGCAGATCGCCCAGCTGGTCGAGAAGGGGGAGTTCCTGAACCGCGAAGAGGCCATCGAAGACCTCCTCTCGACCGGAATCAAGGCGTACAAGACGAGCGGTCCGGTCGACGACGACGAGGAGGCGGGGCTCGAAGACGACGGGATGATGGGTCACGACGACGAGTACGTCTTCTGA
- a CDS encoding UPF0058 family protein → MHKDELLELHEHMVQIKDYFADLEDVDAGLFDPYEELDVTPNDVHKSKSEHKHAVFVLGNALATAMSEDEFSDAGRIGKRMKELAEDAESKL, encoded by the coding sequence ATGCACAAGGACGAACTGCTCGAACTGCACGAACACATGGTCCAGATCAAGGACTACTTCGCGGATCTGGAGGACGTCGACGCCGGTCTGTTCGATCCCTACGAGGAACTGGACGTCACGCCGAACGACGTGCACAAATCAAAGAGCGAACACAAACACGCCGTCTTCGTCCTCGGGAACGCCCTGGCCACCGCGATGAGCGAAGACGAGTTCTCCGACGCCGGCCGGATCGGCAAGCGCATGAAGGAACTCGCCGAGGACGCAGAGAGCAAACTGTAA
- a CDS encoding alpha/beta fold hydrolase, producing the protein MAETGYTHHEWESEQGETDVSVDGHDLTVAVWDSADDGEADTANQDPPVVFLHGIPTWSYLWREVAPAVAEATDRRVLVPDLLGYGNSSMRDGFDRSVRAQELMLEELLDDRGVDEFALVAHDIGGGAAVRYAAHRPGEVTDLVMANAVCYDSWPVEFISNLGLPDTADQDPAEFQGMLEGAFRQGLYGDDADETFVEGIKAPWTDETGQLSLCRNAVATNTNHTIEIDYGAIEADLLCLWGADDVMQPLEYGERLADEVGGEVVELDAYHWVVEDRPERFADEVVTFISK; encoded by the coding sequence ATGGCAGAGACAGGCTATACGCACCACGAATGGGAGAGCGAGCAAGGCGAGACCGACGTGTCCGTCGACGGGCACGACCTGACCGTCGCCGTCTGGGACTCGGCCGACGACGGCGAGGCAGACACCGCGAACCAGGATCCGCCAGTGGTGTTCCTCCACGGGATCCCGACCTGGTCGTACCTCTGGCGTGAGGTTGCGCCGGCAGTCGCCGAGGCGACCGACCGCCGGGTGCTCGTGCCCGACCTGCTCGGGTACGGCAACTCCTCGATGCGCGACGGCTTCGACCGGTCGGTGCGGGCCCAGGAGCTGATGCTCGAGGAGCTACTCGACGACCGCGGCGTCGACGAGTTCGCGCTGGTCGCCCACGACATCGGCGGCGGCGCGGCGGTCCGGTACGCCGCCCATCGGCCCGGCGAGGTGACCGACCTGGTGATGGCCAACGCGGTCTGCTACGACTCCTGGCCGGTCGAGTTCATCTCGAACCTCGGCCTGCCCGACACCGCCGACCAGGACCCCGCGGAGTTCCAGGGGATGCTCGAAGGAGCGTTCAGACAGGGGCTCTACGGGGACGACGCCGACGAGACGTTCGTCGAGGGCATCAAGGCGCCCTGGACGGACGAGACCGGGCAACTATCGCTGTGCCGGAACGCGGTCGCGACCAACACCAACCACACGATAGAGATCGACTACGGGGCCATCGAGGCGGACCTGCTCTGTCTCTGGGGCGCCGACGACGTGATGCAGCCCCTCGAATACGGGGAGCGACTGGCCGACGAAGTCGGCGGCGAGGTCGTCGAACTCGACGCCTACCACTGGGTCGTCGAGGACCGTCCGGAGCGGTTCGCCGACGAAGTCGTGACGTTTATCTCGAAGTGA
- a CDS encoding PaaI family thioesterase has product MGDDGEDSNDPLDIDPDAPSAEVAEVVLSEHGYLSWLNLSVAELSEGRTVMELPYQEKLANWVTGTIHGGVTATVIDTASAFALRTTMDDPMETTLATTDLDVKYVRPATSDIRVEAEVIRSGTSTGVTRVTVTGETDAGERKIVAIGATTYRLFTDSEL; this is encoded by the coding sequence ATGGGCGACGACGGCGAGGATTCGAACGACCCGCTCGACATCGACCCGGACGCGCCCAGCGCCGAGGTCGCGGAGGTCGTCCTGAGCGAACACGGCTACCTCTCGTGGCTGAACCTCTCGGTCGCGGAACTGAGCGAGGGGCGGACGGTCATGGAGCTCCCCTACCAGGAGAAACTCGCGAACTGGGTGACCGGGACGATCCACGGCGGTGTCACGGCGACGGTGATCGACACCGCGAGCGCCTTCGCGCTCCGGACGACGATGGACGACCCGATGGAGACGACGCTGGCGACGACCGACCTGGACGTGAAGTACGTCCGGCCCGCGACCTCGGACATCAGGGTCGAGGCGGAGGTCATCCGGTCGGGGACATCCACCGGCGTCACGCGGGTGACGGTCACCGGCGAGACCGACGCGGGCGAGCGAAAGATCGTCGCGATCGGCGCGACGACCTACCGGTTGTTCACGGACAGCGAACTATGA
- the menD gene encoding 2-succinyl-5-enolpyruvyl-6-hydroxy-3-cyclohexene-1-carboxylic-acid synthase, with product MVAPNRNSLWGRVIADELAKAGVTAAVIAPGSRSTPLTLAVADHAELETFSVLDERSAAFFALGRARRTGEPTAVICTSGTAAANFHPAVIEANQSRVPLLLLTADRPPELADSGANQTVDQEDLYGDALRWGRTLPEPEPTARKLRSLRTSVDRAVGATTGTPAGPVHLNVPFRKPLEPVEVEGDVPADLAERAPLAVEGRDGPFVERTEGRPQLSVPEIERVADAVAGADRGLLVAGPADVPGLDAAAVADLAAATGFPILADPLSGLRFGEHVARSAVTVCGGYDSYLDGAGAWPDPEVVIRLGASPTSKVLRHYLRDRADRQFVVDPAGQWREAEFTATDLLVADPSRLAGAVADLIEEDGENGDGDDYRERFAAAERDYWELVDDARDDETFEGQVLATVAESAPDPATVFVSNSMPVRDLDRFGRPRAADLRVLGNRGASGIDGVTSTALGAGSTTDDPLVLVTGDLAYFHDSNGLLSVGRCGVDATIVLVNNDGGGIFHLLPIEEFDPPFTEQFVTPHGLDFEPTTELYGLEFQRVPPEEFAETFGASRDRDGAQVIEVVFDSEASHRTREAIHERVDGTIHGE from the coding sequence ATGGTCGCTCCGAACCGAAACAGTTTGTGGGGTCGCGTGATCGCCGACGAACTCGCGAAGGCGGGCGTCACCGCCGCCGTGATCGCGCCCGGCAGTCGCTCGACGCCGCTGACGCTGGCCGTCGCCGACCACGCGGAGCTCGAGACGTTCTCCGTCCTCGACGAGCGGTCGGCGGCCTTCTTCGCCCTCGGCCGCGCGCGCCGCACCGGCGAGCCGACGGCCGTGATCTGTACCTCGGGCACCGCGGCGGCGAACTTCCACCCGGCAGTGATCGAGGCCAACCAGTCCCGCGTCCCGCTGCTCCTGCTGACCGCCGATCGACCGCCGGAACTGGCAGACAGCGGCGCGAACCAGACGGTCGACCAGGAAGACCTGTACGGCGACGCGCTGCGGTGGGGCCGAACGCTCCCCGAACCGGAGCCGACGGCCCGCAAACTCCGGTCGCTCCGGACCTCGGTCGATCGGGCCGTGGGGGCCACGACCGGCACGCCGGCAGGACCGGTCCACCTCAACGTCCCGTTCCGGAAACCCCTGGAACCCGTAGAAGTCGAGGGCGACGTCCCCGCGGATCTCGCCGAGCGCGCACCCCTCGCCGTCGAGGGACGCGACGGCCCCTTCGTGGAACGGACCGAGGGCCGCCCGCAGCTGTCGGTCCCCGAGATCGAACGCGTCGCCGACGCCGTGGCCGGAGCGGATCGAGGGCTGCTCGTGGCCGGCCCGGCCGACGTGCCGGGACTCGACGCGGCGGCCGTCGCCGACCTCGCGGCGGCGACGGGGTTCCCGATCCTGGCCGATCCGCTCTCTGGCCTGCGCTTCGGCGAGCACGTCGCTCGGTCCGCCGTGACCGTCTGCGGCGGCTACGACTCCTACCTCGACGGCGCGGGCGCGTGGCCCGACCCCGAGGTCGTGATCCGACTGGGGGCCTCGCCGACCTCGAAGGTGCTGCGTCACTACCTCCGCGACCGCGCCGACCGGCAGTTCGTCGTCGACCCGGCCGGCCAGTGGCGCGAGGCGGAGTTCACGGCCACCGACCTGCTCGTCGCCGATCCCTCGCGACTGGCCGGAGCGGTCGCGGATCTGATCGAGGAGGACGGCGAGAACGGAGACGGCGACGACTACCGCGAGCGGTTCGCCGCCGCCGAGCGCGACTACTGGGAGCTGGTCGACGACGCCCGGGACGACGAGACCTTCGAGGGACAGGTGCTGGCGACGGTCGCCGAGAGCGCGCCGGACCCGGCGACGGTGTTCGTCTCCAACAGCATGCCCGTCCGGGACCTCGACCGGTTCGGCCGGCCGCGGGCCGCAGACCTGCGCGTGCTGGGCAACCGCGGGGCCAGCGGCATCGACGGCGTCACGAGCACGGCGCTGGGGGCCGGGAGTACGACCGACGACCCGCTCGTGCTCGTGACCGGCGATCTCGCCTACTTCCACGACTCGAACGGCCTGCTCTCGGTCGGTCGGTGCGGGGTCGACGCGACGATCGTCCTCGTCAACAACGACGGCGGCGGCATCTTCCACCTGCTGCCCATCGAGGAGTTCGACCCGCCGTTCACCGAGCAGTTCGTGACGCCACACGGGCTGGACTTCGAACCGACGACCGAACTCTACGGCCTCGAGTTCCAGCGCGTCCCGCCAGAGGAGTTCGCCGAGACCTTCGGCGCTTCACGAGACCGTGACGGCGCGCAGGTGATCGAGGTGGTCTTCGACAGCGAGGCGAGCCACCGGACCCGGGAAGCGATCCACGAACGGGTCGACGGGACGATCCACGGCGAGTGA
- a CDS encoding carboxymuconolactone decarboxylase family protein produces MVSSETSGEIEEYLGQVPSFIEALAEPAADHSWAMMRDLELAETELPNREKALIGLGAAAAIGCPYCIHFHRAESRLEGVSEEGLDEAVNVAAGVEYFSAVLHGAEVDVDEFERETSEIVAHIEDQRAAAAGDD; encoded by the coding sequence ATGGTATCGAGCGAAACCAGCGGAGAGATAGAGGAATATCTCGGCCAGGTGCCGAGCTTCATAGAAGCGCTCGCAGAGCCGGCGGCGGATCACAGCTGGGCGATGATGCGCGACCTGGAACTGGCCGAAACCGAGCTGCCGAACCGGGAGAAGGCGCTCATTGGCCTGGGAGCGGCCGCGGCGATCGGCTGTCCCTACTGCATCCACTTCCACAGGGCCGAATCGCGCCTCGAAGGGGTCAGCGAGGAGGGGCTCGACGAAGCCGTGAACGTCGCCGCCGGCGTCGAGTACTTCTCGGCGGTCCTCCACGGTGCGGAGGTCGACGTGGACGAGTTCGAGCGAGAGACGTCCGAGATCGTGGCACACATCGAAGACCAGCGGGCCGCGGCGGCGGGAGACGACTGA
- a CDS encoding isochorismate synthase → MEPARREGSGGPRADAVLVSRTCEIPDVSYRAFLASEQAPRLHWAAPDGLEVVGSGAAVTLTARGENRFETLREDAETVFREIDRSEPTETRPRFLGGLAFNENHDPQPPWTGFPAAAFVLPEIQLTRADGTTWLTVREYSTDATPEAVAARLDSIRAELETLPSMCPSGGPPGVERTSVTPTKAEWTEQVEGAIARIRDGDLRKVVLATALSVDLADAVVVPEVLERLRRTYPNCYRFLVQPTDAAAFFGPPPERLVEMSGTEVRTEALAGSVPRGETPEADAELAQSMLESEKLQHEQRLVVDAIMAQLTPLGEVEEGEQGVRKLTNIQHLETPITATLSGDEHVLTIVEALHPTPAVGGLPPDRAWEVIRETETFERGWYAAPVGWFDAAGDGEFAVGIRSGVVGGRQATLFAGNGIVADSDPDEEWEEVKHKYRPILDELER, encoded by the coding sequence ATGGAACCGGCCCGACGGGAGGGGAGTGGGGGTCCACGCGCCGACGCGGTGCTGGTGAGCCGCACCTGCGAGATTCCGGACGTCTCCTATCGCGCGTTTCTCGCCAGCGAGCAGGCCCCCCGATTGCACTGGGCCGCACCCGACGGCCTCGAGGTCGTCGGCAGCGGCGCCGCGGTGACACTGACCGCTCGCGGCGAGAATCGGTTCGAGACGCTCCGGGAGGACGCCGAGACGGTCTTCCGGGAAATCGACCGATCCGAGCCGACCGAGACGCGACCGCGGTTTCTCGGCGGCCTGGCGTTCAACGAGAACCACGATCCCCAACCGCCGTGGACGGGCTTTCCCGCCGCGGCGTTCGTCCTCCCCGAGATCCAGTTGACCCGGGCGGACGGGACGACATGGCTGACCGTGCGGGAGTACAGCACAGACGCGACGCCCGAGGCGGTCGCCGCCCGACTCGATTCGATCCGGGCCGAACTCGAGACGCTCCCGTCGATGTGCCCGAGCGGCGGCCCGCCGGGCGTCGAGCGCACGTCGGTCACCCCCACGAAAGCCGAGTGGACCGAACAGGTCGAGGGGGCGATCGCGCGGATCCGCGACGGCGACCTCAGGAAAGTCGTCCTCGCGACGGCGCTGTCGGTCGACCTCGCCGACGCCGTCGTGGTCCCGGAAGTGCTCGAACGACTGCGCCGGACCTACCCGAACTGCTATCGCTTCCTCGTCCAGCCGACCGACGCGGCGGCCTTCTTCGGTCCGCCCCCGGAACGGCTCGTCGAGATGTCCGGGACGGAGGTGCGGACGGAGGCGCTGGCCGGCTCCGTCCCGCGCGGCGAGACGCCCGAGGCGGACGCCGAACTCGCCCAGTCGATGCTCGAAAGCGAGAAGTTACAGCACGAACAGCGCCTCGTCGTGGACGCCATCATGGCCCAGCTCACACCCCTCGGCGAGGTCGAGGAGGGCGAGCAAGGCGTCAGGAAACTCACGAACATCCAGCACCTGGAGACGCCGATCACGGCGACGCTCTCCGGGGACGAACACGTCCTCACCATCGTGGAGGCGCTCCACCCGACCCCCGCGGTCGGCGGGCTCCCGCCGGACCGGGCCTGGGAGGTCATCCGGGAGACGGAGACCTTCGAGCGTGGCTGGTACGCGGCCCCCGTCGGCTGGTTCGACGCCGCGGGCGACGGCGAGTTCGCCGTCGGCATCCGGTCCGGCGTGGTCGGCGGCCGGCAGGCGACGCTGTTCGCCGGCAACGGCATCGTCGCCGATTCGGACCCCGACGAGGAGTGGGAGGAGGTCAAACACAAGTACCGGCCGATCCTCGACGAACTCGAACGCTGA